The following coding sequences are from one Paenibacillus stellifer window:
- a CDS encoding MarR family winged helix-turn-helix transcriptional regulator: MTDYELADRRIFELLQDLNKALAPKFEQCAGISPTRLRLLDELYRVDGVSQNVLQRKIGIDPAAVTRHLRGLEEKGMIVRRTHPDDSRATLVSLSDHGRATIGHYRGERERFMNSLLVGFPEDDKRAAEAMLTRLLHNMKAL; the protein is encoded by the coding sequence TTGACCGATTACGAGCTGGCGGATCGCCGCATCTTTGAACTGCTTCAAGACCTTAACAAGGCGCTGGCACCGAAATTCGAGCAATGCGCGGGCATCAGTCCCACCCGTCTGCGTCTGCTGGACGAGCTGTACCGTGTGGATGGCGTCAGCCAGAATGTTCTCCAGCGCAAGATCGGAATCGATCCCGCGGCGGTTACCCGCCATCTTCGCGGACTGGAGGAGAAAGGCATGATTGTCCGGAGAACCCATCCGGATGACAGCCGGGCGACGCTTGTCTCGCTAAGCGACCACGGCCGCGCCACGATCGGACACTATCGCGGGGAGAGGGAACGCTTCATGAATTCGCTGCTGGTGGGATTTCCCGAGGACGACAAGAGGGCGGCGGAGGCTATGCTGACCCGTCTGCTGCACAATATGAAAGCTTTATAA
- a CDS encoding thioredoxin family protein translates to MAIQHAESAEGLREKVKSGGLVLVDYGAEWCAPCRNLTPILEDLSREYDGAVSIVKVDCDELPELAAEAGVMGMPTVVVYKGGQPVEKLVGLSPKPVYTGVISRYLN, encoded by the coding sequence ATGGCAATTCAACATGCGGAAAGTGCCGAAGGGCTGCGGGAAAAAGTAAAAAGCGGCGGTCTCGTTCTTGTCGATTATGGCGCGGAATGGTGCGCGCCCTGCCGGAATCTGACGCCGATTCTGGAGGATCTGTCCCGGGAATACGACGGTGCGGTATCGATCGTGAAGGTGGACTGCGACGAGCTGCCCGAGCTTGCGGCGGAAGCGGGCGTCATGGGCATGCCGACCGTCGTCGTCTACAAAGGCGGGCAGCCCGTAGAGAAGCTCGTCGGTCTAAGCCCTAAGCCTGTCTATACCGGCGTGATAAGCCGTTATTTGAACTAA
- a CDS encoding nitroreductase family protein, which translates to MKTPINNDFTQVVAGRRSIRKYDPSVKISKEEMTQILEESTLAPSSVNMQPWRFLVIESPEGKAKLAPLARFNQTQVETSAAVIAIFGDMNNFDYAEEIYGAAVERGLMPLEVKEKQLASFSKYFSVLPPEVTRETVLIDGGLVSMQLMLVARAHGYDTNPIGGFERDQIAEAFDLDKDRYVPVMLLSVGKAADEGYASVRLPVDRVAEWK; encoded by the coding sequence ATGAAAACACCGATTAACAACGATTTCACGCAAGTTGTCGCTGGACGCCGTTCGATCCGCAAATACGATCCATCCGTCAAAATCAGCAAGGAAGAAATGACGCAGATTCTGGAGGAATCAACGCTGGCTCCGTCCTCCGTCAACATGCAGCCTTGGCGGTTCCTTGTTATTGAAAGCCCTGAAGGCAAAGCCAAGCTCGCTCCTCTGGCCCGTTTTAACCAGACACAGGTCGAGACTTCGGCGGCGGTTATCGCCATTTTCGGCGACATGAACAACTTCGATTACGCCGAAGAAATTTATGGTGCGGCTGTCGAACGCGGCCTGATGCCGCTTGAAGTCAAGGAGAAACAGCTGGCTTCCTTCTCCAAATATTTCTCCGTCCTGCCGCCTGAAGTAACACGGGAGACGGTTCTGATCGACGGCGGCCTGGTATCGATGCAGCTTATGCTGGTCGCTCGCGCTCACGGCTATGACACGAACCCGATCGGCGGCTTTGAGCGCGATCAAATTGCCGAAGCGTTCGATCTGGACAAAGACCGCTACGTGCCGGTCATGCTTCTCTCTGTCGGCAAAGCTGCCGATGAAGGCTATGCTTCGGTCCGTCTGCCCGTTGACCGGGTAGCGGAGTGGAAATAA
- a CDS encoding ArsR/SmtB family transcription factor, translating into MNNDIQQFKSEFFKALAHPMRIRILELLSEGEKTVNEMQAILGSEGSAVSQQLAVLRAKNVVNSVKEGTSVIYSLRDPLIKDLLAVAKRIFDNHLVNAISLLEEIRSE; encoded by the coding sequence ATGAACAATGATATTCAGCAATTCAAGAGCGAATTCTTCAAGGCGCTGGCGCATCCGATGCGCATCCGCATTCTGGAACTGCTCAGCGAGGGCGAGAAGACTGTCAACGAGATGCAGGCGATTCTGGGATCGGAGGGATCGGCGGTATCCCAGCAGCTTGCCGTCCTGCGGGCCAAGAACGTCGTCAACAGCGTGAAGGAGGGGACTTCGGTCATCTACTCTCTCCGCGATCCTCTGATTAAGGATCTGCTGGCAGTGGCCAAGCGCATTTTTGACAACCACCTGGTGAATGCCATTTCCCTGCTCGAAGAAATCCGCAGCGAATAA
- a CDS encoding putative quinol monooxygenase produces the protein MIIIHALMQVDPAKREAFLAEAQNLLAATHAEEGNLSYELYENAGVSNSFIMVETWRDSAAVEAHNASSHFQAFAGKAGEFLSAPLDVKVYGAEPVGK, from the coding sequence ATGATTATTATTCATGCACTGATGCAGGTCGATCCGGCGAAGAGAGAGGCTTTTCTGGCTGAAGCCCAAAATCTGCTTGCCGCTACACATGCGGAGGAAGGCAACCTGTCCTACGAGCTGTACGAGAATGCGGGAGTCTCCAATTCATTCATCATGGTGGAAACCTGGCGCGATTCCGCAGCCGTTGAAGCGCATAACGCAAGCAGCCATTTCCAGGCTTTTGCGGGCAAGGCGGGCGAATTCCTGTCGGCCCCGCTGGACGTTAAGGTATACGGCGCCGAGCCGGTAGGCAAATAA
- a CDS encoding MerR family transcriptional regulator: MKISELAQKTGVSVRSLRYYELQGLLVPVRQANGYREYSPLAVETVETIKLYLNLGLSTEEIAGFLNCVLKNKEAFCTEVMPLYESKLADIERQLHQLTQIKHNLEERIASIRKEQEESREG, encoded by the coding sequence ATGAAAATAAGCGAGCTCGCGCAAAAGACCGGCGTCAGCGTCCGGTCGCTGAGATACTATGAACTGCAAGGTCTGCTTGTCCCGGTCCGTCAGGCCAACGGTTACCGGGAGTATTCGCCGCTTGCCGTGGAGACGGTGGAGACAATCAAGCTGTACCTGAATCTGGGATTGTCAACGGAGGAAATCGCAGGGTTTCTGAACTGCGTTCTGAAGAATAAGGAGGCGTTCTGCACGGAAGTGATGCCCCTATATGAATCGAAGCTTGCCGATATTGAGCGCCAGCTGCATCAGTTGACGCAAATCAAGCACAATCTGGAAGAGCGAATAGCCTCCATCCGGAAGGAGCAGGAGGAATCAAGGGAAGGATGA
- a CDS encoding SulP family inorganic anion transporter, translating to MARWGRYSDCTWSTLRKDLVAGTIVGVIAIPLGMAFAIASGVKPEYGIYTTIVAGVLISLFGGSRFQIGGPTGAFIPILFAIAAEYGYENLLIAGMMAGVLLILMGLFRLGVLIQFIPKPVTIGFTAGIAVTIFTGQIASFLGLKGIVRHESFVANMREIGVHLHTANPYSIATAAICLAVVLLGARYAPKVPASLIGLIAASIVAALFFSGKLATIGSTYGAIPNTLPSFHVPVLSWDRIHLLLRPALLIAMLGAIESLLSAVVADGMTGSRHDSNRELIGQGIANVAAPLFGGIPATGAIARTATNIRSGAVSPLSGVIHGAAVLLILLLFAPWASNIPLSAMAPILMVVAWNMSERRSFLRLLKLRTGDSLILAVTFLLTVFADLTTAVEVGLGLAVVLFVKRMGEAHLVSKVLPDPESVKVGPHMVSEDHDCPQIGIYTVEGPLFFGAAYRFERTMPGLGPEPPGVVVLRMSRVPFLDTTGEGNLAKLVADLEASGGRLLVSGIQQQPLELLRRTGLYDAIGSSRFYEHTGDAIDEALRAIPKERCAGCRHAAFRECTALSAGKAIPQPAAAVFKARAGAGAVR from the coding sequence ATGGCACGGTGGGGACGGTATTCAGACTGCACATGGAGCACGCTCCGCAAGGATCTTGTTGCCGGAACGATTGTTGGGGTGATCGCCATTCCGCTTGGCATGGCGTTTGCCATCGCTTCGGGGGTCAAGCCCGAATACGGCATTTATACGACGATTGTCGCGGGTGTTCTGATTTCGCTGTTCGGCGGTTCCAGGTTTCAGATTGGAGGGCCAACGGGGGCGTTCATTCCGATTCTGTTCGCGATCGCAGCGGAATACGGATACGAGAATTTGCTGATCGCCGGCATGATGGCCGGCGTTCTGCTGATTCTGATGGGTCTCTTCAGGCTTGGGGTGCTGATCCAGTTCATTCCGAAGCCCGTCACGATCGGCTTCACGGCCGGCATCGCCGTTACGATCTTCACCGGACAGATCGCCAGCTTCCTCGGTCTGAAGGGAATCGTCCGGCATGAGAGCTTCGTGGCGAATATGCGCGAGATCGGCGTTCATCTTCATACGGCGAATCCGTACAGCATCGCCACGGCGGCAATATGCCTCGCCGTCGTGCTGCTGGGGGCGCGCTACGCCCCCAAGGTCCCGGCCTCGCTGATCGGCCTGATCGCGGCGAGCATCGTCGCCGCGCTGTTCTTCAGCGGCAAGCTGGCGACCATCGGCTCGACCTATGGCGCAATCCCGAACACGCTGCCGAGCTTTCATGTTCCGGTCCTGAGCTGGGACCGGATTCACTTGCTGCTGCGGCCAGCGCTTCTCATCGCCATGCTGGGGGCGATCGAATCCCTGCTGTCGGCCGTTGTGGCCGACGGCATGACCGGCAGCCGGCATGACAGCAACCGCGAGCTGATCGGCCAGGGCATCGCGAATGTCGCCGCCCCGCTGTTCGGCGGCATACCGGCGACGGGCGCCATCGCCCGGACGGCCACGAACATCCGCAGCGGAGCGGTCTCCCCGCTGTCGGGCGTCATTCACGGCGCCGCCGTCCTCCTGATTCTGCTGCTGTTCGCGCCCTGGGCATCGAACATTCCGCTATCGGCCATGGCGCCGATTCTGATGGTCGTCGCCTGGAACATGAGCGAGCGCCGCTCTTTCCTGCGGCTTCTCAAGCTGAGAACGGGCGACTCGCTGATTCTGGCCGTCACCTTTCTGCTCACGGTGTTCGCCGATCTGACGACTGCGGTAGAGGTCGGCCTCGGGCTGGCCGTCGTGCTGTTCGTGAAGCGGATGGGCGAGGCTCATCTGGTCTCCAAGGTGCTGCCCGATCCGGAATCGGTGAAGGTCGGGCCGCATATGGTCTCCGAGGACCATGACTGCCCGCAGATCGGCATTTACACGGTGGAAGGACCGCTGTTCTTCGGTGCGGCCTACCGGTTCGAGCGGACGATGCCCGGGCTTGGGCCGGAGCCGCCGGGCGTTGTCGTGCTGCGGATGAGCCGGGTGCCCTTCCTGGATACGACGGGCGAGGGGAACCTGGCGAAGCTGGTCGCGGATTTGGAAGCATCGGGAGGCCGGCTGCTGGTCTCCGGCATTCAGCAGCAGCCGCTGGAGCTGCTTCGCAGAACGGGGCTGTACGATGCGATCGGCTCGTCCCGCTTCTATGAGCATACCGGCGACGCGATCGACGAGGCGCTTCGCGCCATTCCGAAGGAACGCTGCGCCGGCTGCCGCCATGCCGCCTTCCGGGAATGCACCGCCCTGTCGGCAGGGAAGGCGATTCCGCAGCCTGCGGCGGCGGTCTTCAAGGCCCGGGCCGGAGCGGGCGCCGTCCGCTAA
- a CDS encoding LCP family protein, which translates to MKNSNEGKSSLSRTGRKKTRRKHKKRTNRWSFILGLVLVLGLLSFLFRKELMVLGFNMILAPSVEKTLKHSYVPLKEDGQQKVENQSPFSLLLLGTDQRKNENGLSDSIIYTVIRPKDNKALFISIPRDSYTEIIGAEKIKGARKNTKINAAHSYGGPQMAVDTVENLLNEPVNYYATINFNGLVEVVDAVGGVELPVTKLLENKNPLHEKLRVEPNKPIYSGKEALMYVRYREDSDFNRTERQRIFLKAMLERMRKLNNLANIPKIIEMAGENFKTNMQPEFVLALAQQAILEGSSPAITSHMLQGEGRNTDQWYYILDEDDVKHTHDVIEQWLDPEATGADLVTTFSN; encoded by the coding sequence ATGAAAAATAGCAATGAAGGAAAGTCGTCATTAAGCAGAACAGGCAGGAAGAAGACAAGAAGAAAGCATAAAAAAAGAACGAATCGGTGGTCCTTTATACTTGGTCTGGTCCTAGTCTTGGGTTTGTTATCCTTTTTGTTCAGAAAAGAATTAATGGTGCTGGGCTTTAATATGATTCTTGCCCCATCTGTCGAAAAAACATTAAAACACTCCTATGTTCCGCTCAAGGAAGACGGCCAACAAAAAGTAGAGAACCAGTCGCCTTTCTCTCTGTTACTGCTCGGGACCGATCAGCGGAAGAATGAAAACGGGCTCTCTGATTCTATTATCTATACCGTTATTCGTCCCAAAGACAATAAAGCTCTGTTCATCTCGATTCCGCGTGATTCATACACAGAAATTATAGGGGCAGAGAAGATTAAGGGCGCGCGAAAAAATACGAAGATCAATGCCGCACATTCGTATGGAGGCCCGCAAATGGCTGTGGATACCGTTGAAAATTTGTTGAATGAGCCCGTTAATTACTATGCGACTATTAATTTCAATGGGCTTGTGGAAGTTGTGGATGCCGTTGGAGGAGTAGAGCTTCCGGTAACCAAGCTTCTTGAGAATAAAAACCCGCTGCATGAGAAGCTCAGGGTTGAACCCAATAAACCGATCTATTCCGGAAAAGAAGCGTTAATGTATGTCAGATACCGCGAGGACTCGGATTTTAATCGAACGGAGCGGCAAAGGATTTTTCTCAAGGCAATGCTTGAGCGGATGAGAAAACTCAACAATTTAGCCAATATCCCCAAAATCATCGAAATGGCCGGAGAAAATTTCAAAACCAACATGCAGCCGGAGTTTGTTCTGGCTCTTGCCCAACAGGCAATACTTGAAGGGAGTTCGCCTGCAATTACAAGTCATATGCTGCAAGGGGAAGGCAGGAACACAGATCAATGGTACTACATTCTGGATGAGGACGATGTAAAACATACGCATGATGTTATTGAGCAATGGCTTGATCCCGAAGCGACAGGTGCGGATTTGGTCACGACATTTAGCAATTGA
- a CDS encoding CHAD domain-containing protein, producing MTTGITVQSSRAKGAEHWEQALAELCAEFLQYGRQALEDYDKEAVHQARVSSRKLLTLLSFLDPEDEAGLRGDFKRAQKTLGKVRDADVQIQALRVRRKTAKQNGERKTAKVLKAVLRSQKAGRKSMRRKLSRKLPPLLGAGLDGRWNAFVKEQLPSLLQNKDINISLRELEVAFEQQKKRCRELFKGDWASSGEAMDELHRLRIIAKRIRYTAGSASFALDRKFYASEEIYKEIQSKLGEITDKNVMLKTMGKLEPDELEVSPKAWDKFLHSLRNELEDALRNNTIIPFSPSSDSGLAQAPTQPES from the coding sequence ATGACAACCGGCATAACCGTCCAGAGTTCGCGGGCCAAAGGAGCGGAGCACTGGGAGCAGGCCTTGGCGGAGCTGTGCGCCGAATTTCTCCAATACGGCCGTCAGGCGCTGGAGGACTACGACAAGGAGGCCGTCCATCAGGCGCGCGTGAGCAGCCGGAAGCTGCTCACGCTCCTCTCATTTCTCGATCCCGAGGATGAAGCCGGGCTTCGCGGGGACTTCAAACGCGCGCAGAAAACGCTCGGGAAGGTCAGGGACGCCGATGTGCAGATCCAGGCCCTCCGCGTGCGCCGCAAGACCGCCAAGCAGAACGGCGAACGCAAAACCGCCAAGGTGCTGAAGGCGGTTCTCCGCAGCCAGAAAGCCGGGCGCAAGTCTATGCGGCGCAAGCTGTCCAGGAAGCTGCCTCCCCTGCTTGGAGCCGGGCTGGACGGCAGATGGAATGCCTTCGTGAAGGAGCAGCTGCCCTCTCTGCTGCAGAATAAGGACATCAACATTTCGCTGCGCGAGCTGGAGGTTGCTTTCGAGCAGCAGAAGAAGCGCTGCCGGGAGCTTTTTAAAGGAGACTGGGCGTCTTCCGGAGAAGCGATGGACGAGCTTCACCGGCTGCGCATTATCGCCAAACGTATCCGCTATACGGCCGGCTCGGCGTCCTTTGCGCTGGACCGGAAATTTTACGCTTCCGAAGAAATCTATAAGGAGATTCAATCCAAGCTCGGGGAAATCACCGACAAGAACGTGATGCTGAAGACGATGGGCAAGCTGGAACCAGATGAGCTGGAGGTCTCGCCCAAAGCCTGGGACAAGTTCCTGCATTCGCTCCGCAATGAGCTTGAAGATGCGCTTCGGAACAATACGATCATTCCCTTCTCGCCATCTTCGGACAGCGGACTAGCTCAGGCTCCGACGCAGCCGGAGAGCTGA
- a CDS encoding lipoate--protein ligase family protein — MERNSGFTPALEWAGREREAGGELPAEMALFEHMQGGDMLLPFAYEETLCRDVGAGLVPPSLHIWSHTGGVALGLRDSRLPCAEAAMRSLEAAGLRAAVRHSGGAAVPLDSGVVNVSLILPKSRGTLDFHRDFRLLASLIAEATGLSHPAAAPQVMAGEIAGSYCPGEYDLSIGGRKFCGIAQRRQSHAYFVHAFVVVAGSGSERGEIVRRFYEEAACGHAELDYPRVRPGTIAGLGELGGPDSAAVFARSVRAAVEARGTRLLAEAGLAEASGYRLGYGDSRVLEAADMLRKRYAG, encoded by the coding sequence ATGGAACGAAACAGCGGATTTACACCGGCCCTGGAATGGGCCGGAAGAGAGCGGGAGGCAGGCGGAGAGCTTCCTGCCGAGATGGCGTTATTTGAACATATGCAGGGTGGGGATATGCTGCTTCCTTTCGCTTATGAGGAGACGCTGTGCCGGGATGTCGGGGCAGGGCTCGTGCCGCCCTCGCTGCACATATGGAGCCATACAGGCGGCGTGGCGCTGGGCCTCCGGGACAGCCGCCTTCCGTGCGCGGAAGCTGCGATGAGAAGCCTTGAGGCGGCGGGTCTGCGCGCGGCGGTCCGGCACTCGGGAGGGGCCGCCGTGCCCCTGGACAGCGGGGTAGTCAACGTCTCGCTGATCCTCCCGAAGAGCCGGGGGACGCTGGACTTCCACCGCGATTTTCGGCTGCTGGCTTCGCTCATTGCCGAAGCCACAGGGCTCTCCCATCCGGCCGCCGCACCGCAGGTCATGGCCGGAGAGATCGCCGGGTCCTATTGTCCCGGCGAATACGATCTCTCCATCGGCGGACGGAAGTTCTGCGGCATCGCGCAGCGGCGGCAGAGCCATGCCTATTTCGTCCACGCCTTTGTTGTGGTTGCCGGCTCCGGTTCGGAGCGCGGCGAGATCGTGCGCCGCTTCTATGAAGAAGCGGCCTGCGGGCACGCGGAGCTGGATTATCCCCGCGTGCGCCCAGGTACGATCGCCGGACTCGGCGAGCTGGGCGGCCCGGACTCGGCCGCCGTATTCGCGCGCAGCGTCCGGGCGGCGGTGGAGGCGCGGGGCACGCGCCTGCTGGCGGAAGCCGGACTTGCGGAGGCGTCCGGCTACAGACTCGGCTACGGCGACAGCCGGGTGCTGGAGGCAGCGGATATGCTGCGCAAGCGGTACGCCGGCTAG